The bacterium genome includes the window CGCGGGGATAACTTGTTGAAGCGCCAATGACGCTGGAATTGACGTTTTTATTTTCAAATTTGATTTGGGAGTTACGTGACAGTTCGGGCGAAAAATCCTGAACCCATTCTGATCGCGCTTTAATCGCGTCTCCGTCTTCCGTTGTCAGCGTGATGGAACTGCCCGCGGCGAGCACGGTGCGGCCCACACTCTGCGCACCGGGACGCACGATGAGCAAATTCGTACCGAGATTTTTCATGCGCTCATTGATTCGCCGCCGCGACCCTTCGCCGATGGCAACCATAGTGATCACCGCGCCAACCCCGATTATGATACCCAGCATGGTGAGCAAACTGCGGAGGCGGTTAGACCTTAACGCCATATATGCCGTCAATATACTTTCCCAGAAATTCATTGGGTTCCTCTCATTAGCGGCCGATGCCACCTGAGCGTTCTTTCAGTCTTTCTTTGAATCGTTCACTTTCCTGACGCGCTTGCGAGAATTGTACGAGCACCACCTTGGTTGAATCGGATAAACCGCTTAGGACTTCCGATTCATCGAAATTGCTCAGGCCAATGTGAACAGGCCGCAGGCGTAATTCGCTTCCTTCCTGCACTACTGCAAACTTTAGTTGACTTGCCGCGCCGGAGGCTTCGCCGCCGGATGATTTTTTTTGCTTTGACTTACCCCGCCCTGTGCTATTAGTATCTTGATCTCTTAATCTTTCAGGCATAATGATTCCGGCAGATTTTAAGACGCGTAAATCGTTCTCAACATCATTCTTAGTGCGAAGCAGTTCATTTGAGATGAGCAGAATATTATCTCTTCCGGCAATATCGATGGTAATCGTAGTATTCATTCCGGCTTTAAGCTTATTGGCTTTGTTCGGTACCAGAATGACCACGTCGAATGTGGTTACATTTTGCAGAACAGTGGACTGTGCAGCAACGCGAATTACTTTTCCAGTAAACGTTTCTCTGGGATACGCATCTGCAATAATATGCGCGGTGAGGCCGATCTGTACACTGCCGATATCTACCTCGTCCACGGCCGCGATGACGTAAACTTCATCCATATTTGCGATACGCGCAATCGC containing:
- a CDS encoding efflux RND transporter periplasmic adaptor subunit, encoding MKKKLIYGFLAFVTLAVLYFLFIAGNNNSEIPDTASNAIVIRPMNLKRGDLNISVSATGSVTPINVIEIKSKASGIVEKIPIEASDPVRVGQLIAKLDQTDTRNAFEQALADSQLAAAVLIQQENNWKRAQDLFAKTLLSQQDYDQTFVTYVGSKSSLIKAQANLLLARQKLAETIVLSPINGLVLSRNVSAGQIVSSAVSNAGGGTAIARIANMDEVYVIAAVDEVDIGSVQIGLTAHIIADAYPRETFTGKVIRVAAQSTVLQNVTTFDVVILVPNKANKLKAGMNTTITIDIAGRDNILLISNELLRTKNDVENDLRVLKSAGIIMPERLRDQDTNSTGRGKSKQKKSSGGEASGAASQLKFAVVQEGSELRLRPVHIGLSNFDESEVLSGLSDSTKVVLVQFSQARQESERFKERLKERSGGIGR